The following proteins come from a genomic window of Castor canadensis chromosome 17, mCasCan1.hap1v2, whole genome shotgun sequence:
- the C17H3orf62 gene encoding uncharacterized protein C3orf62 homolog, whose translation MSEKLRRCRKELTAAIDRAFEGVRHSQECTGQQRLEFNAAPLSSLPVHRLLCRRHPLAACPYAASCATAPCAPESENPAIAPHRVPVNAKPHALCPKRKPLTSKENVLMHSSILAPERQFWRAGGDGENWRKENLRKDMERDLKVDSNMLLNNSSQEVTKDLLDMIDPTSIRTIEELAGKLEFENDLNRVCGRCQDSPFKEEAWTLLVDESPQKASDTDPGSLKQAFDDQNIVETVLDLEEDYNLMTSFKYQIE comes from the exons atgtctGAAAAACTACGAAGGTGCCGAAAGGAGCTGACTGCAGCCATTGACCGTGCCTTTGAAGGGGTCAGGCATTCCCAGGAGTGCACAGGCCAGCAGAGGCTGGAATTCAATGCTGCACCGCTTTCCTCCCTGCCAGTGCACAGGCTCCTCTGCAGAAGACACCCGCTGGCAGCCTGCCCTTATGCTGCTTCCTGTGCTACCGCCCCTTGTGCTCCTGAGAGCGAGAACCCTGCCATTGCACCACACCGTGTCCCAGTTAACGCAAAACCACATGCTTTATGCCCCAAAAGAAAACCTCTGACCAGCAAGGAAAATGTATTGATGCACTCCTCCATTTTAGCACCTGAAAGACAGTTTTGGAGAGCTGGAGGAGACGGggaaaactggagaaaagaaaatttaag GAAAGATATGGAGAGAGATTTGAAGGTTGACTCAAATATGCTACTCAACAATTCTAGCCAAGAGGTCACAAAGGATCTGCTTGATATGATCG ACCCTACAAGCATCCGAACTATTGAAGAACTGGCTGGAAAACTAGAATTTGAAAATGACTTGAACCGTGTGTGTGGTCGCTGCCAAGATTCACCCTTCAAGGAGGAAGCCTGGACCCTTCTCGTGGATGAGAGCCCTCAGAAGGCCTCAGATACTGATCCTGGCAGCCTCAAGCAGGCTTTCGATGATCAAAATATTGTGGAGACTGTTCTGGACTTGGAAGAGGACTACAACTTAATGACCTCTTTTAAATACCAAATTGAGTAA